CGAGCTCACCCGGTTCCGCACCAGCTCGCGGACGCTCTGCCCGGTCAGGTCCGGGTTCTGCTCCTGGCCGGAGAGCGCGAATTCCTTCTCGATGATCTTCGCATTCAAGAGGAACCAGGTGTAGTCGTACCCCGATTTGGTGATGTATTCCAAGGTGCCGAGGGTGTCGAAACCGGGATACAGCGGGACGGGCAGCCGCCTGCCGGCCGCATCGAGCCACAGCGACGACGGGCCCGGGATGATCCGGATGCCGTGCAACGGCCAGATCGGGTCGTAGTTCGTGATGCCCTCGGTGTAATGCCACATCCGGTCGGGGTTGATCACCCGCGCACCGGCCTGCTGCGAGATCGCGATCATCCGACCGTCGACGTGCGCCGGCACCCCGCTCAGCAGCTGCTGCGGGACGCGACCCATCCGTTCGGGCCAGTTCTTTCGCACCAGGTCGTGGTTGCCGCCGATGCCACCGCTGGTGACGATCACAGCGGAGGCACGGAACTCGAACTGCCCCACGGCGTTTCGCGATGACGGCACCCCGCGGGGCGCGGCCGAGGGCTCGAGCACCGTCCCCCGCACCCCCGTGACCGCGCCGCCCGCACTACCCTCCAGGATCAGCTCATCGACCTGGTGGCGGTGCGCGAAGCGCACGGTCGAGCGGTCAAGCAACTGCCGGGCGAAGATGTCCACCAGCGCAGGCCCGGTGCCCCAGGTGATGTGGAAGCGCGGCACCGAGTTGCCGTGCCCCTGAGCGTCGTAGCCGCCCCGCTCGGCCCAGCCGACCAGCGGGAAGATCTTGAGGCCCCGGTCGCGGAGCCAACTGCGCTTCTCTCCGGCCGCGAAATCGACATATGCGTGCGCCCATTGGCGTGGCCAGAAGTCCTCGGGGCGGTCGAAGGCCGCGGTGCCCAGCCAGTCCTGCAGCGCGAGCTCGTGGCTGTCCCGGATGCCCAGGCGGCGCTGCTCCGGACTGTCCACGAAGAACAGGCCACCGAATGACCAGAACGCCTGGCCGCCCAGGTTCGCGCTGCTCTCCTGGTCGACGATCAACACGCGCAGCCCGCGGTCGACCAGCTCGCACGCGGCCACCAAGCCCGACAAGCCGGCCCCGACGATGATCACGTCAGCGGCGAAGCTCGCGGCCGAAGAATCGCTCATGTCGCACAGGGTAGTGCCCGGTCCTGGCTGCCCAGCCGGACGTCGGGTCAGGCGGCGTCGAGGATCGCTTTGTCGGACCGCCAGCTGTACACCGCGGGTGTGCACCCATGCATCAGCGCCAGGTCAACCGAGTCCAGCATGGCCTGCAGCGGCCCCGGCTTGCGCAATTGCCGGGCGGCCACAGCGACCCGCACCACGCCGCCGCGCCGCGCGATCCGCTCGGCGGACAGGACCACCATGCGGCACCACCACGGCTCGGTCAGGAAGCCCTCCCCGATACCCAGCACGCGGGTGCGCACGGTGTCGTGCCGGACCAGGTCGGTGATCCCATGCAGATCGGCGAGCAGACGAAACCCATTCTGCGGCAATGCTTTCACCACGCCAGGTGACACCACCCAACCCGGGGCCGCGAACAGGCGGGTGCGAAGTCCCAGGTGCTCGAGCACGCGGTCGGCGCCCATCAGCCGCAGGTTGGCCTCGTGTGCGCGCAGGACGGCGAACTCGCCACGCCGCTTCTTGGTCGCGGGGTCGTCGAAGCCGTGCAGCACGATGGCGTCGCCGCCGGCGCGCCGGGCGGTCAGCCACTCGACGGTCCTCGGGTCGCGGTCGAGCCGGTAGTCAGCTTTGAGTCGGGGAGCAACCAGCAACGACACGGGGACGTTGCGGGCGTCCATTTGTGCGCAGAACGCCTCGACGTCGCCCAGGGTGCGTTCGCCAATCCCGGAGACCGAGACGATCAATTTTCCAGACACACCGGCAGTTTGCCGATCGCAGGTTTCGGAACGGTGAAGGACACGCAGACGGCAGGCGTACATACCACAAGGTCAGCGGCGGGCAAACGACCGCGCTCACGGGCGGCGCTTCATTGCTCCGACTAACCGGCGAACACCCCACCCAGCAAACGCCGACCGGCGCAGGATCGGGCGATCGGTTCGATATGCTAACCAACACAATGGAGAAGGCCCCCGCCGCAGCGGCCGATACCACGCCGTCCGCCGCCCACACCGAGCAGCAGGGCGATTCGGCGTACCCCGACCGGCTCGACGCCGGACTGCTGCGGATCTCCGGCGTCTGCATTTTGGCCACCGTGATGGCGATCCTGGACGTCACCGTCGTCAGCGTCGCGCAACGCACGTTCATCCAGCAGTTCGACTCGTCGCAGGCCGTGGTCGGCTGGACGATGACGGGCTACACCCTGGCTCTGGCCACCGTCATTCCCATCACCGGCTGGGCGGCCGACCGGTTCGGCACCAAACGGCTCTTCATCGGCTCGGTGGTGGCCTTCACGCTGGGTTCCTTGCTGTGCGCGTTGGCGTGGGACATCCTGTCACTCATCGTGTTCCGGGTAGTCCAGGGCATCGGTGGCGGGATGCTGTGGCCGCTCGGCTTCATGATCTTGACGCGCGAGGCCGGCCCCCGGCGGCTGGGCCGGCTGATGTCGATCCTCAGCATCCCGATGCTGCTCGCCCCGATCGGCGGCCCCATCCTCGGCGGGTGGCTCATCGATACCTCCAGTTGGAGATGGATCTTCCTGATCAACCTGCCGTTCGGGGTCCTCACGCTGATCCTTGCGGCGGTGGTGTTCCCTAGGGACCACCCGGCCCGCTCGGAGACGTTCGACGTTGTCGGCGTGCTGCTGCTGTCGCCCGGCCTGGCGACCTTTCTGTTCGCGATGTCCTCGATCCCGGGCCGCGGGACCGTGGCCGATCGATACGTGCTGATCCCGGCGGTAGTCGGCCTGGCGCTGATCGCGGCGTTCGTCGCACACGCCTGGCATCGCACCGATCACCCCCTCATCGACCTGCGGTTGTTCAGGAACCCCGTGCTCACCCAGGCCAACGTGACCATGCTGATCTTCGCCATCGCGTTTTTCGGCGCCTGCCTGCTGCTGCCGAGCTACTTCCAGCAGGTGCGCCATAACACGCCGATGCAGGCCGGCGTGCACATGATCCCCCAGGGGCTCGGCGCCATGCTCACCATGCGGTTGGCCGGGCCCTTCGTGGATCGGCGCGGCCCGGGCAAGATCGTGCTCGTCGGCATCGCACTGATCACGGCCGGCCTGGGCGCCTTCGCCTTCGGCGTCGCCAAGCAGGCCGATTACCTGCCCACCCTGTTGGTGGCCTTGACGATCACGGGTCTGGGGATGGGCTGCACGATGATGCCGCTCTCCGTGGCGTCGGTGCAGGCGCTGGCGCCGCACCAGATCGCCCGGGGCACCACGCTGATAACCGTCGGCCAGCAGGTGGGCGGCTCGATGGGGACCGCCTTGATGTCGATGATCCTGACCAACCAGTTCAACCGCAGCGAAAGCATCACGGCGGCCAACAAAGTTGCCGCCCTGCAGCAGAAGGCCGCCGCGAGCGGGACGCCGGTCGACCAGGCCGCGCTGCCCCGGCAGTCGCTGGCGCCCGGATTCTCCGCCGAGGTGCTGCACGACCTTTCCCACGCCTACACGGCGGTATTCGTGGTCGCCGTTGCGCTGGTGGTGTTCACCATCATCCCGGCATCGTTCTTGCCGAAGAAGCCGACCAGCCCGGCGGAGATGGAATAGTTATCCGCGCGGATCGCCGTCTCGCGGGGCGCCGTAGCGGTCCGGATCGGCAACGGCCAGCAGCCAGGCGTACTGGAACGCGGTTTCCTGCCAGGCTTTGTAGCGGCCGCTGACCCCACCATGGCCCGCGTTCATCTGGGTCTTCAACAGGATCGGTTTACCATCCGCGTTGGCGTGCCGCAGGGCCGCCACCCACTTGGCGGGTTCCACGTAGTAGACCCGGGTGTCGTTCAGAGACGTCATGGCCAGGATTTCCGGATACGGCCTTGCGGCGACGTTCTCGTACGGCGAATACGACTTCATGTAGCCGTAGACGTCTTTGTCGCTCAGCGGGTTTCCCCACTCGTCCCATTCTGTGACGGTCAACGGCAGCGACGGGTCCAGGATCGTGGTCAGCGGGTCGACGAACGGCACCTGCGCGAGGATGCCGGCGAACAGGTCCGGCGCCAGGTTGGCCACCGCACCGACCAGCAGTCCGCCCGCACTGCCGCCCAGCGCCACGAGCCGGTGCGGGCGGGTGACCCCTGAGTCGACCAAATGCCTTGCCGCAGCAACGAAGTCGGTGAACGTGTTCTTCTTCGCGAGCAGCTTGCCGTTCTCGTACCACAACCGGCCCATCTCACCACCACCCCGGATGTGAGCGATGACGAACACCATGCCCCGGTCCAGCAGCGACAGCCGGGCGATCGAGAAGCTCGGGTCGGTGCAGATCTCGTATGCGCCGTAACCGTAAAGGAGTGTCGGAGCCGGGAATTCGATTCCGGCGCGATGCACGATCGACAACGGAATCCGGGTCCCGTCGTCGGCGAGCGCCCAGTCCCGCCGTTCGACATAGTCTTCGGGCCGGTATCCCCCGAGGACGGGCTGCTCACGCAGCAGCGTGCGCTCGCCGGTCGCGAAGTCGACGTCGTAGATCCGTGCGGGCGTGGCGAGCGACCCCGCGGCGATCCGGAGTTTGGGGGCATCCCACACCGGATTCCAGCCGACGCCGGCCGACATCAGTTCGGAGTCGAACGAGATCTCTCGCGGCTCGCCGTAGCCGCCGGACTCGATGGGCCACAGTTGGATTCGCGGCAACGCCGCGCGGCGATAACTGACGACCAGGTGGCCGGCGAAAGCGTCCACCCCGTCGAGGCGAACATCGTCACGATGCGGGATCAGCGTGCGCTGCCGCGTCGGATCGCTGACCGGCGCCTCGGTGAGCGTGAAGTTCACCGCACCGTCGTTGTGCAAGATCAGGAAGCGGTCCTCGCCGCCGACCACCGCGTGTTCCACGGCGTACTCCACACCGTCGCGCCTGGGTAGGACGACGGTGAACTGTGCGTCAGCATCGGCCGCCTCCGCGTAACGGTACTCGGAGGTGATGGAGGATCCCGACGCGATGAGGACGTAGGAGTCGCTCCGGGTGAGCCCGACGCCGAGCCAAAACCGTTCGTCCTCCTCGTGGTACACCAGCTCCGACGGCTCGCCGGACCCCAGCCGGTACCGCCACACCTTGTCGGGGCGGTGGGCCGCGTCCAGGGTCAGGTAGTACACGGTGCGGTTGTCGGCCGCCCACGTCGCGCCCGCGGCAATGTCGGCGATCTCGTCGGGGAACAGCTCGCCGGTGCGCAGGTCCTTGAACCGAAGCGTGTAGCGTTCGTCGCCGACCGTGTCGACAGAATAGGCCAGCAGGTTGCCGTCCAGGCTGAGCCGGGCAGCACCGAGCGCGAAGAATTCGTGGCCCTCGGCCTCGGCGTTGGAGTCGAGCATCACTTGCTCGCCGGGGATCTCGGTGTCCTCCTCCAGGACCGGAGGGCTCCAGTCGTCGGGATCGGCGACCGGACAACGACACTGGACGCGGTACTGCTTCCCCTCGAAGGTGCGGGCGTAATACCACCAGTCGCCCTGACGGGTCGGTACCGACAGATCGGTTTCCTTGGTGCGCGCCTTGATCTCGTCGAAGATCTTCTGCCGCAAGGGTTCGAGATGGGCGGTCATCTTGTCGACGTAGTCGTTCTCGGCCTCGAGATGGGCGATGACCTCCGGGTCGCCCTTCGCGCGCAGCCACTCATAGGGGTCGACGAAGACGTCACCGTGGTGCTCGCGCCGCGTTTCCACCCGCTTGGCGACGGGCGGGGCGGGGGTACCGGACGGCGCCTGGCTCATGCGCCGGGTCCGATCCAGTCGCCGAAGCTCAGGCCGGAGATTCGTTCGTAGGCCTCGATGTAACGATTCCGAGTGGCCTCGATGATGTCGGCGGGCAGGGGCGGCGGGGGTAGCGAGCCGTGCCGGTCCCAGCCGGATTCGGGGCCGGTCAGCCAGTTGCGGACGAACTGCTTGTCGAAGCTGGCCTGCACGACGCCGGGCCGGTAGTCCTCGGCCGGCCAGTACCGGGACGAATCCGGTGTGAAGATCTCGTCGGCCAGCAGCAAATTGCCGTCGGGATCGGTGCCGAACTCGAACTTGGTGTCCGCGATGATGATTCCTTTCGTCAGCGCGTGGCCGGCGGCGTGAACGTAGATCGTGAGCGTCTGGTCGCGCAGTTCGTCGGCGCGTGCCGCGCCCACCAGTTCGACGACCCGGTCGAACGAGATGTTCTCGTCGTGGTCGCCCAGCGCCGCCTTCGTCGCCGGGGTGAACAACGGCTCGGCGAACCGGCTGGCCTCGACCAGCCCCGGCGGCAACGCGATGCCGCAGACTTTCCCGGTGGCCTGATAGTCCAGCAGCCCCGAGCCGGTGAGGTAGCCGCGGGCAACGCATTCCACCGGCAGCATCTCCAGTCGGCGCACCACCAGCGCGCGGCCGAGCACCTCGTCGGGGATGCGGGGATCGTCCGCCGGCCCGGCCAGGTGATTCGGGGTCTCCGTAAGACCTGAGATGAGGCCGAAGAAGAAGACGCTCATCGCGGTCAGGATGCGCCCCTTGTCCGGGATGGTGCTGTCCAGCACGTAGTCGTAGGCAGAGATCCGGTCGGAAGCGACCAGCAGCAGGTGCTCGTCGTCGACGCGGTAGATCTCACGGACCTTGCCGCTGGCCAGGTGCTCGTAGTCGGACAGTGCGGGACGCATCGGGCCAGCCTATCCGGCGCCGCACCCCCGGCCCTGTGCTGGTATGAGGGCTATGACATCGCGGATATCGCGCTATTTGCCCTACTCCACCCGACCCGGCCGGTTGTTGGTCCAGCTGTTGAGCGA
This genomic window from Mycobacterium saskatchewanense contains:
- a CDS encoding FAD-binding dehydrogenase, with amino-acid sequence MSDSSAASFAADVIIVGAGLSGLVAACELVDRGLRVLIVDQESSANLGGQAFWSFGGLFFVDSPEQRRLGIRDSHELALQDWLGTAAFDRPEDFWPRQWAHAYVDFAAGEKRSWLRDRGLKIFPLVGWAERGGYDAQGHGNSVPRFHITWGTGPALVDIFARQLLDRSTVRFAHRHQVDELILEGSAGGAVTGVRGTVLEPSAAPRGVPSSRNAVGQFEFRASAVIVTSGGIGGNHDLVRKNWPERMGRVPQQLLSGVPAHVDGRMIAISQQAGARVINPDRMWHYTEGITNYDPIWPLHGIRIIPGPSSLWLDAAGRRLPVPLYPGFDTLGTLEYITKSGYDYTWFLLNAKIIEKEFALSGQEQNPDLTGQSVRELVRNRVSSGPPAPVQAFIDRGVDFVSANSLRELVTGMNKLPDVEPLDYATVEAEVTARDREVANKFSKDGQITAIRAARGYLGDRLGRVVAPHRLTDPKAGPLIAVKLHILTRKTLGGIETDLSGRVLTGDGTPLSGLYAAGEVAGFGGGGVHGYRALEGTFLGGCIFSGRAAGRGAADDIT
- a CDS encoding S9 family peptidase; this encodes MSQAPSGTPAPPVAKRVETRREHHGDVFVDPYEWLRAKGDPEVIAHLEAENDYVDKMTAHLEPLRQKIFDEIKARTKETDLSVPTRQGDWWYYARTFEGKQYRVQCRCPVADPDDWSPPVLEEDTEIPGEQVMLDSNAEAEGHEFFALGAARLSLDGNLLAYSVDTVGDERYTLRFKDLRTGELFPDEIADIAAGATWAADNRTVYYLTLDAAHRPDKVWRYRLGSGEPSELVYHEEDERFWLGVGLTRSDSYVLIASGSSITSEYRYAEAADADAQFTVVLPRRDGVEYAVEHAVVGGEDRFLILHNDGAVNFTLTEAPVSDPTRQRTLIPHRDDVRLDGVDAFAGHLVVSYRRAALPRIQLWPIESGGYGEPREISFDSELMSAGVGWNPVWDAPKLRIAAGSLATPARIYDVDFATGERTLLREQPVLGGYRPEDYVERRDWALADDGTRIPLSIVHRAGIEFPAPTLLYGYGAYEICTDPSFSIARLSLLDRGMVFVIAHIRGGGEMGRLWYENGKLLAKKNTFTDFVAAARHLVDSGVTRPHRLVALGGSAGGLLVGAVANLAPDLFAGILAQVPFVDPLTTILDPSLPLTVTEWDEWGNPLSDKDVYGYMKSYSPYENVAARPYPEILAMTSLNDTRVYYVEPAKWVAALRHANADGKPILLKTQMNAGHGGVSGRYKAWQETAFQYAWLLAVADPDRYGAPRDGDPRG
- a CDS encoding phosphoribosylaminoimidazolesuccinocarboxamide synthase → MRPALSDYEHLASGKVREIYRVDDEHLLLVASDRISAYDYVLDSTIPDKGRILTAMSVFFFGLISGLTETPNHLAGPADDPRIPDEVLGRALVVRRLEMLPVECVARGYLTGSGLLDYQATGKVCGIALPPGLVEASRFAEPLFTPATKAALGDHDENISFDRVVELVGAARADELRDQTLTIYVHAAGHALTKGIIIADTKFEFGTDPDGNLLLADEIFTPDSSRYWPAEDYRPGVVQASFDKQFVRNWLTGPESGWDRHGSLPPPPLPADIIEATRNRYIEAYERISGLSFGDWIGPGA
- a CDS encoding DHA2 family efflux MFS transporter permease subunit; protein product: MLTNTMEKAPAAAADTTPSAAHTEQQGDSAYPDRLDAGLLRISGVCILATVMAILDVTVVSVAQRTFIQQFDSSQAVVGWTMTGYTLALATVIPITGWAADRFGTKRLFIGSVVAFTLGSLLCALAWDILSLIVFRVVQGIGGGMLWPLGFMILTREAGPRRLGRLMSILSIPMLLAPIGGPILGGWLIDTSSWRWIFLINLPFGVLTLILAAVVFPRDHPARSETFDVVGVLLLSPGLATFLFAMSSIPGRGTVADRYVLIPAVVGLALIAAFVAHAWHRTDHPLIDLRLFRNPVLTQANVTMLIFAIAFFGACLLLPSYFQQVRHNTPMQAGVHMIPQGLGAMLTMRLAGPFVDRRGPGKIVLVGIALITAGLGAFAFGVAKQADYLPTLLVALTITGLGMGCTMMPLSVASVQALAPHQIARGTTLITVGQQVGGSMGTALMSMILTNQFNRSESITAANKVAALQQKAAASGTPVDQAALPRQSLAPGFSAEVLHDLSHAYTAVFVVAVALVVFTIIPASFLPKKPTSPAEME
- a CDS encoding DUF2334 domain-containing protein, encoding MSGKLIVSVSGIGERTLGDVEAFCAQMDARNVPVSLLVAPRLKADYRLDRDPRTVEWLTARRAGGDAIVLHGFDDPATKKRRGEFAVLRAHEANLRLMGADRVLEHLGLRTRLFAAPGWVVSPGVVKALPQNGFRLLADLHGITDLVRHDTVRTRVLGIGEGFLTEPWWCRMVVLSAERIARRGGVVRVAVAARQLRKPGPLQAMLDSVDLALMHGCTPAVYSWRSDKAILDAA